Proteins found in one Fusarium oxysporum Fo47 chromosome V, complete sequence genomic segment:
- a CDS encoding V-ATPase proteolipid subunit C-like domain-containing protein → MGCTCAIVFTCLGASYGTAKSGVGIAAMGVLRPDLIVKNIVPVIMAGIIGIYGLVVSVLISDGLKQDLPLFTSFIQFGAGLSVGLAGLAAGFAIGIVGDAGVRGTAQQPRLFVGMILILIFAEVLGLYGLIVALLMNSKANVDAVC, encoded by the exons ATGGGCTGCACCTGCGCCATTGTCTTCACCTGCCTTGGCGCCTCGTACGGTACCGCCAAGTCGGGTGTCGGTATCGCTGCCATGGGTGTCCTCCGCCCCGACTTGATCGTCAAGA ACATTGTTCCCGTCATTATGGCCGGTATCATTGGTATCTACGGCCTCGTCGTTTCTGTCCTTATCTCCGATGGCTTGAAGCAGGATCTTCCTCTGTTCACTAGTTTCATTCAATTCGGTGCTGGTCTCTCCGTCGGACTTGCTGGTCTCGCTGCAGGTTTCGCCATTGgtattgttggtgatgctggTGTTCGAGGAACTGCCCAGCAGCCCCGTCTCTTCGTCGGCATGATTCTTATTCTCATTTTCGCTGAAGTCTTGG GTCTCTACGGTCTCATCGTTGCCCTCCTCATGAACTCCAAGGCCAATGTTGATGCTGTATGCTAA
- a CDS encoding ergosterol biosynthesis ERG4/ERG24 family-domain-containing protein, with the protein MSSRYSLRQTPRKKELFEGMVETPIRRSRSNRRQTSQPLSDVETESNSAAEAISRPTRRRTARFTEELDEDTDSDNMGAVNRASNGKTNGHANGHSNGDVTNGHATNGHATSNDVSGAAPINSVMEKTEGVPQDPNVVDGWRPGQDPKIDYSGEFEFGGSLGTAAMMILFPILMWYMWIGATYYDGKFPSRAEGQSWGEFAAHLVNLVYTGAFPRLQVWAWYWSYLIVEGAFYCLLPGVWGYGKPLPHEGGKQLPYYCSAYWSLYTTLACLAFLHFSGIWPLYTAIDEFGPLLSVAILSGFLVSFVAYFSALWRGKQHRMTGYPIYDFFMGAELNPRLFGILDFKMFFEVRMPWYILLILSLGAATRQYEQYGYVSGEVWFLVMAHFLYANACAKGEELIITTWDMYYEKWGFMLIFWNLAGVPLSYCHCTIYLANHHPDVYRWNRGILAAMFAGYLFWYWVWDSCNSQKNRFRAMEKGKLVLRKTFPQVPWQTIHNPKTIVTPQGTILVDGWYGLARKIHYTADVWFAVSWGLITGFESPFPWFYPLFFCGMIAHRAARDITRCRRKYGDAWLEYERRVPYLFIPYVI; encoded by the exons ATGTCTTCAAGATATTCACTACGCCAAACTCCCAG GAAGAAGGAACTCTTCGAGGGCATGGTTGAGACCCCTATTCGTCGCTCACGTTCAAATCGCCGCCAGACTTCCCAACCTCTCTCAGACGTCGAAACCGAGTCAAACTCTGCCGCTGAGGCTATCTCGCGACCTACTCGCCGACGCACCGCTAGGTTCACCGAAGAGCTCGACGAGGACACAGATTCCGACAACATGGGAGCTGTCAACAGAGCCTCCAATGGCAAGACCAACGGCCATGCCAATGGCCATTCAAACGGTGATGTCACCAATGGACACGCCACCAACGGTCATGCTACATCCAACGATGTTTCTGGCGCTGCACCAATCAATTCAGTTATGGAGAAGACCGAGGGCGTGCCTCAAGACCCCAATGTGGTTGATGGCTGGAGGCCTGGCCAGGATCCCAAGATTGACTACTCTGGAGAGTTCGAGTTTGGTGGTTCTTTGGGCACCGCTGCCATGATGATACTCTTCCCTATACTCATGTGGTATATGTGGATTGGCGCCACTTACTACGATGGCAAGTTTCCCTCCCGTGCCGAGGGTCAGTCCTGGGGTGAGTTTGCCGCTCACCTCGTCAATCTGGTCTACACTGGTGCATTCCCCCGCCTCCAGGTCTGGGCCTGGTACTGGTCTTATCTCATTGTTGAGGGTGCCTTTTACTGCCTCCTCCCCGGTGTCTGGGGCTATGGcaagcctcttcctcatgaGGGCGGCAAGCAGCTTCCCTACTACTGCAGCGCCTACTGGAGTCTTTACACCACTCTTGcttgccttgcctttctGCATTTCTCTGGTATCTGGCCTCTGTACACTGCCATTGATGAGTTCGGTCCTCTTCTGTCTGTTGCTATCCTCAGTGGCTTCCTTGTCAGCTTTGTGGCCTATTTCTCTGCTCTTTGGCGTGGCAAGCAGCACCGTATGACGGGCTATCCCATCTATGATTTTTTCATGGGCGCCGAGTTGAACCCCCGCTTGTTTGGCATTCTCGACTTCAAGATGTTCTTCGAGGTTCGCATGCCTTGGTACATCCTGCTCATCCTCAGTCTTGGCGCCGCCACTCGTCAATATGAGCAGTACGGCTACGTCTCTGGTGAGGTTTGGTTTCTCGTCATGGCTCACTTCCTCTACGCCAATGCCTGTGCCAAGGGAGAGgagctcatcatcaccacctgGGATATGTACTATGAGAAGTGGGGTTTCATGCTCATCTTCTGGAACCTCGCTGGTGTTCCTCTCTCTTACTGCCACTGCACTATCTATCTAGCTAACCACCACCCTGATGTGTACCGCTGGAACCGCGGCATTCTCGCCGCCATGTTCGCTGGATACCTCTTCTGGTACTGGGTCTGGGATAGCTGCAACAGCCAGAAGAATCGCTTCCGCGCTATGGAGAAGGGCAAGTTGGTCCTACGCAAAACCTTCCCTCAGGTCCCCTGGCAGACCATCCACAACCCCAAGACTATTGTTACCCCTCAGGGAACTATCCTGGTTGACGGTTGGTATGGTCTTGCCCGCAAGATTCACTACACTGCCGATGTGTGGTTCGCTGTTTCTTGGGGTCTGATTACAGGCTTCGAGAGCCCTTTCCCCTGGTTCTATCCACTCTTCTTCTGCGGTATGATCGCTCACCGTGCTGCTCGAGATATCACTCGTTGCCGTCGCAAGTACGGCGACGCTTGGCTCGAGTATGAGCGACGTGTACCTTACCTCTTCATTCCT TACGTCATCTAA